The DNA segment ACGGCCGAGTCGCCCACCTGGAAGAGAACGGCGAAAAGGCGGTCAGTGGACAAATCCGCAAGTCAGAAGCATGGGGGACGGCTTACCGAAATCGTTTCCTTGCCCCGCTGGATGGATTTGTAGAACTGCTTCTTGACGCGCCCGGTCGACCGCCGGTAGCCCTTGCCGCACCAGGCCCACAGCTGGCGGGCGGGCAGGAAGGCCGCGATTTTGCTGCCATTTTGTTCGGTGCACGGTTTCCGCTCCGTCGCCGAGCCTTTCTTCTGCTGCGGTTGCTGTGGGGGGTGGAGAGGAAGGACAggacacacaaaaaggaaCGGATGAGTTGCAGGTGACGGCACAAACGAATCTGAATCCCCAAACTTACATAATACGATCCGGAGCTTTCGGTGACGGACGAGCTGACCTCCTCCTCCGTCAGCGTGCCGTCCTTCTCCACCGTCGGCGTGCGGGCGACGACACCGCCCTCGGCCCGCTGCACTGCCGGCCGCGGGCTAAACTGACCGGCCGTCTGGGACGCACTGTCGCCCTGCGAGATGTCGTCGTCCATCGAGCCGGAACCGGCCTCGACGGTGGCACCCTCCTCGGGCGAGGACGGCGCCACCAGCACCGCGTCCCGGTGGTGCTTCTTGTGCTTTCGTCGCTTTTTGTGCTTCCGATGCTTGCAGAACTCGTCGTAGCACTTCGATTTGGACTTTTTGTGCTTgtgcacggtggtggtggtggtggtggtggttccaCCGGCCGCCGCCAGTTCCGCATTGTTCGCCGCCAGACGGCGCAGCTTGTCTTTGCGTATCTTCTTCAGCCGGCGGCGCTCTTCCCGGTACGCCTCGCCGTGCAGCCGCTTTTCGGCCCGCTCTGTCGTCAGCGCGAAGCTGTTGATGGACGAGCCGCCGGTACCGAGCGGCGAGGAGATCATCGGCGTAACGGTGGCCGTCAGCGGCGTGCCGGACGACGGCTGGATATGTGGCACTGGTGGATGACCGACGATGGTCTGTTGCTgtggctggtgctgctgttgctgctgttgttgctgttgttgctgttgctgttgcggcaCCATCGAGACTGGCCCGAGCGTTCCGAGCTGGGGGCACGGTTCGGAATGGCTCGGTTGGCGCTTACGCTTGCCTAGCGATAAAAGAGGATTGGGATCGTATTCTGGAGTGTTGTTCGTATTGATCGGttcgtttttttggtttttggtttatgattttttgttgtgtgtgtgttggcgatttttatgcaacaaaaaaacgaaggtgGGGAAAAtacgttgttgttgttgttgtgggcgTCGATGTTGTCGCGTTATTGTTGGGTTGTTggttcacacatacacaaacacacacgcacgcaacaAACGAGCACAACggggacacacgcacacacaaacacgatttgtcatggcggtggtggtagtagttgtcgaggaggtggtggtggtggtggttgtggtatGGCACGCAGAGGTGGTTGCAggttgtttggttggttggttggttggttgaaaacgcaaaaaacccgagaaaaagaaaaaaggaaacaatgtaaaacataaaacttaAAAACATAACCAAACGCATATTTCTCCGCTCAACACTCCGCAACATAGAAACGGTCTTTAAACGGGGGGAGGGCGCGCAAGGGGGAAATTGGGAATGTGAGTACGGGATGcaggaagagaaagaaatagagagagagagaaatagagagacaCGGTGAGATGACAAAAGAGAGTGATGGAGAGGACTGCAGGGGTTGTGCAGCTTCAAACTGAAGaatgttctcttttttttaaggAAAGAAATACAACGTCCGATCTCACATCACACACCACGTGTCTCAGAggagaagtagtagtagtggtagtccGGGCGGCAGAAGCttctagtgatgggaaaaaatcAAGTTTTcgtcagaatcgattccagctagctccgaagttttttggaatcgattccggatcgGTAGGTCCGGATCAGTTTCCGAAATCGATTACGGAATCGaaaccggaatcggctctggaatcggctccgaaatcggaacCAGAATCGGTTTCGTAATCGGAACCGGAATCGGAAATCAAAATCGGCTTCGAgatcggagtcggtttcggtaTCTCCATTAGAATAGGCGTTTTGGTCCAATGATACAACGTATTGGTTGTTGCAAAGAATCCAAgcttacttgtaaacgatccattctcatggagattcccgggcTAATTTCGCATCTGAAActtattatttcaattcaagaactgaatctcattccggagctaaatccaattctggagtcaattctgattccgtttcCGGAGCAAATTACGATTCTCAGGTCGATTGCGATTTCGGAGCCGCTTCCACAGCCAACTCCAGAATTAgctccggagtcgactccggaatcagctccaaAGTTGACTTTGGAATAAGTTCCGGAGTCAActttggaatcggctccgatatcggaatcgattccagcatcggaatcgaatccggagttgattccgaacacggaatcggaatcgggtaagtccgattccgagctcccaccactagaaCCTTCCCTTTGGCAACTACAGAAGTACAGTCTCCATAAGACCGTAGAGCGGCGGTAAGAATCGGCACAAACTTAGGGCTAACTtgtcacacactcacactcacgcACGCGTACACTCATACAGATGAAAACAGATTAAGGTTGTTACAGGGAGTCGCACTATCACTCACAGGGAAAGGAAAGCTCTACCGTACAGGGGGGTAGGAGGATCAAGCGGATCATGCTACTGGGAGGAGGACCATCTCTCGTAGGACGTGGAGGAACACGGGGGCAGCAACACGACAACGCAAAGAGCTATCAACACTTACCGACTATCGGGTAGTCGCTCATCAGGAAGCGAATGTCCTCGAGGGCGATCTTGCCATTGTCCCCGTCGTCGAACTCGACGTTCACGAAGCGTTTCTCCGGATCGGGCGAGGCCGGTTCGGCTGCCACGCCCGGGTACAGGCAGCGATACTGCTGGCTCCAGTAGGCGCAGAGCCGCGTTCCGGGAATGATGTCGTCCACCGACTTGGGCGCTACTTCCAGGATCTGCAAGGAAAGGCCGGATTAGCTGCTGCAGAGCTTCCGCCGTCCAGAAGCGTTGTCACCATTCCTGTACTTACCGCATCACGCAGCACCTCCTCCCGGGACATGATGTGCGGCCGATTGCCACGCTCGCCGTCCAGCGTCACTGCGTAAATGTCGGGCGGCTGCACCGCACTCAAACACCCGGCATAGAATAGCCCGCCCATCGCGGTCAGCACGCGCGTTTTGTCCTTGCCCAGGTGCTCGCTCGTCAGCAGGCAGCGCTGATCGATGCGCTTCTTCTCCGAGCTGCGCCGTTTGCGGTCCTTGCTGCGCGACTTTTTGCGCTTCACGATCGGTGGTGGCCCACCGACCAGCGTGCCGTTGGTGGCGCCGTTGGCAGCAATCAGATGCGGCTGCGGTTTCATTAGCGGCGTCACGACGGCCGCCTTCACCGGGGACACCTTCAGGCCGACGAGCGGGTTCACCTGCGCACTGACGGTGCCGCCGGCCGCACCCGTCTTCACCTTGTCGAAGATGGACGGCTTGCCGCCGAAGATGGAGAACGCCGCATCGGACGGTTTGCTGTTTTCGTCCTCGAACGCAAACACACCGCCGGCGGGCGATCGGATCTTCACCTGCGGCTTCAGCGAGCTGTCCGACAGGTTGCTGGTGTCGTCGCTCGTCGTGGCGCTCTCGAACTTGGACGAATGGATGGGCGACTTTTTGAACTTGGACTCGCTGATGTGATGGTGGTGAGGGGggttgggctgctgctgctgctgtttcgcGTGTCCCAGCCCAATGGTTCCCCCGTTCGGGCCACTGTGATGCAACACGTGGCTCCAGTGGTTGTGATGCTGCTTCTCCGGCTTTTGATGTGTCGCCGCCGCATCCTTCACGCCACTATCGCGCGTGTTCTTCGACGCGAGGATGTAGCCCACCAGGCTCTTCGGTTTCTTCGCCACGATCGTCTCGGTCAGCGTCAGCTCGTCGTGCTTCTTCGGGATGCCGCCCTTGCGCTTCGAGTAGGACAGCCGCTCCATCGAGCAGGCGTCGTCGTCCtcccgcttgccgctcgagtCCGTGTCCGAGCTGAGCTTCGGCAGCTCCACGAACGTGGTCGAGTTGGACGAGGAGGAAAAGTTGGGCGATAGTGCTGGGATGGTGCTGAACTTGGGCCCGCCTAGCCCGTGACCGAGCACGGACCCGGGCACGACGCCTCCCGCACCCGACGACGTGCTGCCCGACCCGAACGTATTCAGCATGGCGCCGCCGGCCGCCGCCATTGCGCCGAACCCGCCAAAGTACGCCTTGCCCATGTCGGGGATGCGCACCATGCCGCTGTTGGCCAGCGGCTTCACcttcgccaccgccgccgtgCTCATCTGCTCGAGCTCGCGCTTCTTCTCCTCGCACTGGCGCGTGATCCGCTCCAGCCGCTCCTTCATGTCCGACTCGATCACGCTGAACAGCTCGTTCGCGGTCGGCCACTGGGACCGGCAGCAGCGATGGTCCTTCTCGTCCGCGTCCTTGCAGCTGCACCGGTTCATCTTCGCCTTGATGCGCGTGAGGCTTTCCTTCAGCTCCGCGTCCAGGTCAGCACCGTCGGCGTCGGGCGACGTGCCGTCCGAGCTGTGCTTGCGGCGCTTCTCCGCCCGCCGCAGCTCCTTCTCGTGTTTCGATTTTTTGCTCGATTTCTTCCCACTGCCATCCTTGGAATGTTTGTGGTGTTTGCGCTTGCGTGAGCCATGCTCGACGCCGCCGGCCGACGCGGCCAGCAGGGCCAGGGCGTGGTGCGTCGGTGCGGCTCCGATGCCCGGGTactcctgctgctggtgctgctgctggcttcCCACTGCTTGTTTAGCACCGCCCGCAGCATTCGGTGGAGATGCTGGCGGGGacgctgtgctgctgctggagctgcttGGCGAtatgttgctgctgtagctgctgccgctgctgctgctgctgctgcccgagcTGCTGGATGTGGCGGGTGAGTCTTTCTTGAACATTCCCTCCTCCTGGAAGCGCTGCTCGGCGAGGGCACAGAGCAGGTTCAGCCCTCCCATGGGCTCGTCCGTGCGCAGGAACGCTTCCGGCACGGCTGGTGGCGCCGCAGCGACCGGTGGCGTCGTGAGCTGGCAGGAGGCTGCTGCCGCTTGCCCTAGTTCCGGCGGGGCTGGGGCGGCGGCGGGTAACGATGGCACTGGGTGGGATGAAGCCGGCTCTGGTGGCAGCTGCGGTGAGATCGGTTCCTTCTTGATCAGTGAAGACTTCTTCTGGAACACCTCGATACTGTGGGACAGAAGCTCCAGCCCGCTCAGATCCACTGGATGGTCCTGCTGCGTGATGGgcgcacctcctcctccactcGACCGGCCTGCCAGCTCCTTTTCACTTCTCGCTGGCGCGGGCCCGGTCGGCGAGTGGAGCTCCAGCTTCGTCAGTCTTCGCTGCGGGCCGCCGGCGACGCTGGCCGCTGGAGCGACGGAAAGGTTTTCCGGCTCGTGCTGGATGGGTGCCAGCGGCTGGGGAAGGGGCGTCGCCGGCGGTGCTGCTACACCCGTCCGACCAACCGGCTCCAGCTCCATCTCGACCTGATCACAGTTGGAGGTGCACGTGGCGTTCAACAGGCCCGACGTGGACAGGTCCGGCTCGATCGCCGAATCGCCACTGCTGTTGATGAGCGTGCTATGGCACAGGGATTGTTCGCTTGCAAGCGCGTGGTAAGCGGCCGCCAGGGTCGCATCCGTCGACATGTTGGTGGCCGGCTCGGGGCCGCCCGTCGTTTCCGACTcggcaccaccagcaccagcaccaccggtTGGCGGTTGCGTCGTCTCGTCCTCGCTCATGATCGGCGTGTCCGTCTGTATGTTGGCGTCCTGCACTTCGGGCGCTTCCGTTATCTCCGCCGCTCCACCGTCCGTCGCGTTGGTTTGCGCGTGCAGCGTGCCGGTGGTATTGGTGGCattggtcgtggtggtggtgtcgggCGGAGGCGTCAGACAGGTGGTGGTAGCCGGCACCTCGGACAGCACCAACGGCGGAGGATGGCTGCTAGTGGCAATATGGTGCGCCGAGTGGCTAAAGCCGGCCAGCAGCGTCGTGGACAGAGCGGAAGGCGGCGGCGTGTGGTTGGTGATGCCCGCACTGAGCGTCCCGCCGGCCGCCGGCGCTGCTTCCAGCAGTGCGGGCGGCTTGGAGGGATGGTGCGGCGCGATGTGTATTAAGCTGCCCGGTTGAAAGAGCAGCTGCGACGTCAGATCGCTGGTCGCCGTCAGGGCAAGGTGCGAATGGGAGGCTGCCCCGTTCGTGAGCGCACTCGCTGCCGTCGAACCGGCCGACGTGCTCGATTTGTCCAGCTCGCTCAGCGTGCCGAAAAGGGAGGTGGCCAGATGGGACGTGGACGCAGCAGTCGTAGCGCCACTGATCGTACCCGCGATACCGGCACTGGTGGAGCAGTCTTCGAGCTTGATAAATGCGTGCGGTGCCGGTATGGGCAGGGGAATCGTGGGCTGGCCGCAGGTGCTGCCCGATCCGGCACTCGATCCGGCCGCGCTGCCCGTCGTTTGCGATTGCTTGCCGCCGGCACTGGAGGACGTTCGCTTGCCACTCGATTCAGCGGACGTCAGCGCAAGGTACCGGGTGCTGTGGTGCgattgtgtgtgctgctgcagtggTGGGGGAAGGAAGAAACAAACGGGTAAAAGGGACATTagagtgctgctgctgctgctgctaaaccCAAATCGAGGGAAATCGATAAAGACGTCAAAGCCGGAGGACGTGGGCACGTGACATACCTGATGGAGCGTTGTGCTGGCCGTGCTCATGTAGTCCGAGCTCAGCATCTGCAGCGGAGCCAACGGTGGTGGCTGGAGCtgcggctgcggcggcggcggaagCTGCGGCAGGAGCAGATGCTGCGAGGCGGTCGATTGCGGGTACGAGGGCCACACGACCGCTTGTTGGAATGGTTCTATACAAGAAATATAGATTTTATCTAGAAAGTTTGACGGATTGGCTGTGAAGATGGCATTTTCGTATTATGTTTGGCATTGGAAATCGATCGacgttttgtgtgtatgtgtgtgtgtttgtgtgcgtttcaATTGGTTATTCGGGTCAGCGAACGAACGTAAATTTCGTCGAAATGAAGGtagaaaagaaataaagaaagaaaaaagagagaaaaaatacaatactGGTAAGTAGAAGCGATACTAAGCAGAGAGAATTAAATGATAAAgtatgaataattaaaaaaaaacacataaaaccaaTTCTGTGTTGAGCTGCTCAACCGTACTACACCAACTAGATTAATGTGACTGTAACCAAACATGTGTAACTCTAGTGTGCTACCCCACAGATACTATGGCGTTTAGAGTGCTGCCTGCTATTCCAAGACCCAAAAAGCTCACGTAGAAAAATAATGTACTTTACTTATTGcatgttttgctttaaaatatGTTGAAATAGTTCTAGCAACAAATAACTCAAATTATAACGTTTTCTAGCTATACTCGGCCTTATTTCTACACCCAACTAACGCTGTCACTTTAATATATCccgataaaaaaaatggttagGCTATATACTATTGAACAAAGACAAGCTTACCGATTGTCGCTGCAGCGGGAAGGAACAGAATCTGACCGGTGCTTGGATCCCGCACCAGCTGCAAGCCGACGGGCGGTATCGGCGGCAAGGGCAGCATCGATTCCATGGGGACGGGAGCTGAAAAGATTGAGAAAACGGGTCGAAATTATTGACCAATAATGTCATAAATATTCCTCCACCATCATCATATCACAAGCGGCGATGCATGCACAAGGCGTGTGATGCGCGGGGCGTTCGCGTCCCATCggttgaattttaaaatatttcctCATAATCCTCATCTTCGGAAAGCACCGAAGGGTAGGGCACGAACCGGGGGAGAGGGAGGCAGGAGACAAGGTCCACCCTCTTCCTCCCCCCCTGGTGTaagttgtaataaaaatgagTGCCATAAATTCTGCACCGCACCAGCGGGTGTTCCGAGTTGCTGGTGTAATATAATTTTTGGTGCTCCGTCTCGCTGGACAATCGCTCGAGGACACATTGGAAGGTTTATTGTACGAGATGGATGATGGCACTTGTCTGAACATTTCATGGCCCGCTAACAAGAAAGGAATTTCAAAGTCGAAAGCATTCGAAGCGTTTACAGCTTTATTTGGTTGGTTTCTTTGTGCTGTACAATCGTTTGCTGGCATAATTTAGAGCtagtttaaatattttatattatgcgcgttttaaaaagcaaactaaaacacacacacacacacacttcaacgGAATAGATCGCTTTAAATCGACTCTATGCACAGATTTTTGTGCAatagaaataaacaaaatcgatCAAAATATTGGACTATCGGTAATTTAATCGAGAATGCACGAGACAAGCTATCGTTAAAAATGAATACGTTGTCAGTAAGAATGTTTCAGATATTAGGGCATTAAggcttaaaaataatttaaaacagtGCAGTCAAGTGAACCTAACCAacatctataaaaataaataaacaacaacaccatccAAAAGCGAGAGTCAAGCCGCAGTCGGCTGCTACAAACGTGGACAGAAGTGTTGCATGGCGCTTGGATTACAAGTGgccgaaaccgaaccgaaagccGGCCGACCGGATTGGACGAACCGAGCTTCGGCAGTGCACGCACGCTCTCCGATTGGTCGACGGCGCATCTAGGGGCGGAGCTAAAACGCGCCTGCTCGGCCTGGCGAACACAAACGacacctgcagcagcagcagcagcagcagcagcacggcgaGATGCGCACACTGCACACGCTTGTGAGTAGGGAAAATTATTGGTTTTCGTGTATTACAAGATTTTCGTTGCACACACCGGGGTTTTTGGCGAAGTGCAGTGTTGGTCGCGTGTTGCACTTTCTAAGCCGAGTGCAGAGTCtttctgcaaacaaaaaacccttttaACTAGCGAATGATTTTATGCGGAAAGTGTGCGTGTATGCGCTGCCGTTGTTTGATTAGGAGCTGTTTTGAGGCGAAAAATAGAATGAAGGCACGCACTGCCGGAACAGCTAgccccaaaacacacacaggaagAAAGAGTTAAAAAAATGCTTGCCTCATTATTATGAAACGAACCCCCCTCAATATCTACTGATGCGAACAGCTAATGCAAATGCAGTAAAAAAACCCCGGAATAGAAACTAACTCTTCCccacttctctctctctccgttcCTTCCTTGCCGTTTGCGTGGTTTGCGTGAATATTGGCGTTTTATGCAAAATTAGCTTCTACCACGGACACCACACACCACGGCTTCTGAATATGTTTTGCCGAAACGAAACATGATTAGGGAGGAGTGCCTCCATAATTACATactcaatcacacacacacgcagaccgCGCGCGCACATATGCACTCCGCGGTGTGGCGTACGCTATGCACTTTCACGCTCGCGTATTCATTGCGGGGCGTTTTGGGGCCACCGTCCCAATCGCTCTCGAGCCCGTGGGGCAGCAGCAAATCGGACTCTGGAGAAGAAGTGCGAGCTACTAACCGCAGCAACCGATTTTTAATTAGCGCGCCCGTCGTTCGACCAGTGCCCGCCACCGACCGCCGGCTCTAATAGGGGGCCCACCACATCACCACCCCCTAGTTAAGccctacgtgtgtgtgtgtgcgtgctttttttgctgttgctgatttGCTCCCCTTTTTCCTGCAGTCGTTTCAGTATCCGGAGAACGGGCGACTTGGACGTGTTAATGAGTCGTCTGTCTTTATGTGTGTAGAGTGGCATCGGAGTGTGTGGGGCATCGTGTGTTCTCTGTGTACGCGCTCTCGTGCAATGTACTATGCAACACCGTCCACTCCCCCTTGGGCGatgcagtagcagcagcagcagcagcagcagcagcaagtggtTCCCcatatccacacacacacccagtaATCGGGTGGCTATCGTGCGAGATGCACgtgcatgtttgtgtgtgttgctacACCGCCTATCAACCCTGGCCACAGCGTTCAGCGTTCGCAGTGGAACCGAGAGTGGgacacaacgaaaaaaaagggaaaggctGTGCAAATTCGATCCCGCCACTGAAGGTACTACTTTTCTGCCGCGAAAATTAGCATATTCATTAGCTATCGCGAAGGCAGCACCCTTCTCCGGGGCCGGTCGGTCCACCGGTCCCGGTTTGGTGAGATGAAGAAAAACTAGCCGCCTATACGGGGCCACTCCACGCGCCGCCCCGGCCAGTTCGATCGTCAACTGAccggtgtttgtgttgtttctgCTTCTGttgcagatgatgatgatggtgatggtgatgatgatgcattcCAGTATATAGGTGTGCGTGCATAATAATGTTCGCTTGTAGTAGCGGATaaaataaagagagaaaaaatgacaACAACCCACCACTATCTCGTCCTTGTTCGCTTTTATGCCATGTTTTTGTGCCTCTTTCGATTGTATCGCTTCCTCCGAGCCTTGTGCTGGGCGATCTTTTAAGCTGCTTTGCAAAACTAAGTCTATTACAGGTTGCTTTGCTACACAaagttgtcttttttttgctctatgCACGAAATGCACTTCTCCGGTGAAGCAAAACAAGCTGTTTCAGGTGCATCGTCACAATAAACgtcactttaaacggccataatttCAACCTTAATAAGACGGGATGGTGTATCTGTAGATGCTTTCTAGCGATGTTTCAATTCTGCTTCAATCATAATCAGTAAATGTgatcttcttttttatgtgagaaaaagaaaaaaaagccgaGCCTATTCATGTGTACTATACTTAGCGAGTTACAGGCCTGACAAGAAGAAGGCGGTGCAATAATAGAGGCTAGATGACGGCTTTGTACGTTTTTttaacgcaaaaaaacacacacacgcacctaCAATTAGGTCATAAATCTACAGTCTATAGGTAAAaccctgaaaaaaaaaactgaggCAATACgtatgttgcaaaaaaaaaaccaaacaaaataaaataaacccgATCTCGGAAACATATGAAAAAAACCAttcacacacatccacacatgATTGTTTGTGCTGGAGGAAAAGGTTTCTCGTTTCttgcttttcttttaaaatttggtttcgttttttttcattcaatttgtgAATGCATTTTAAGGCCCTGCGCTGTTGTATAGCGCTTGTTGCACAACCAGAGGAGCGATTGGGACGGGTGGGGAGGGCGCACGGGACGCTttggaataaattatttacagagtgataaaagcaaaaaaggcaGTTCATGTTTATCCTGATACAACGCATTGTACAGACGTCGCTTGTATAGTTTTTGGGCAAATATGCCTCAAATGCCATAACAATGTTCCATAATGTTGCGTGTGCCCTGCCAAATATATTATCTACACGTATATGTATACAATTTGAATGTGCTCTCTTGGCCCGTTCTGACGAATGACTCGTCTATGTAGGGTTGAAATTTTTGCTATAACGTACATAGAACAGtaatcattaaaattaaacatttcaattaaatttaatttgagTTTATGTACCAAAAATACCGTTTTTTCATAACTGTACATTTAACTGCAAAACAAGCAAGCAGCgtttgtgccaaaaaaaaaacatcacggAATATTCATAGtcgattgaattttaaaataagtaaTACGCTTCCACAAATTCCTACAAAAAAGAggcaaaatacaaaacaaaaaaggcaaatcgCCACGAACATGATAGTGCACTCCATGCATGATGCATGGATAATTGAATCTGTCTGTTGAATGCATTTGATTGATTCACATTCACGTTTCACGGGCCTTTCGATTGCAATAGGCTATACAAAAATGACCAATTTCTGTACCTCCCCGACCGTGCGACGGATGAATGAACTATGCTTTTTTAtcgtatgttgttttttttatcagttGCATCATTTTCAACGCACGACTAGTGTCGATagtggtggtttttttttttgggttcgaCACTGCAATCGCTTGCACGGTTGGGCTATTGAGCTTTTTTTCCCAACACGCGCACATCTCGCACCAAAGCAGCGCCCGATTCCATGGCTAATAAGAAGCTATTCAGCTAAAGTGCATGTATAGTGGGGGCGGCGTgcgttgcgtttttgttttgtttgttgcgttaTACCGTGCAATAAAATTAGTATGCGTGGAATTTTACGATTTTTGCTCTTGTCTTTTGCTACGTTTTTTGCCTCTTATCTTTAGCACGAtgcaagaaataaaaaaaaaaacacacacacacacacacgatggcGTGCCAATTTATGACAATATCAAAGGTTCCCTACCATAAAACACCTGTGAGCGTGCGAATGAGAGgctgatgggttttttttcttcctactgt comes from the Anopheles coluzzii chromosome 2, AcolN3, whole genome shotgun sequence genome and includes:
- the LOC120948425 gene encoding protein winged eye isoform X3, whose protein sequence is MYGKPCTPECGRSVPCRGMLGSTANGRLMGPGVGSSTSSSSSSSSLSAAAALQQQQSSHTSHPQHQLGHHPFAGLPAHHHHPLQPQHPALSSHHHHHHHHHRSIWPSLGAATGRTAYELQTATNGEVTESLFAAGGYNTPPASSPFLPCSPLELVAKNFHSAGAALSFSQANSSIFVQSQTDFINGITSVAKKTETCIGRWEHGTIEPLQIQVPSNSFLPPAATGSFALNSPESASSGGDPFLARARDKLQPSYGGAFHADDPYLRSYCIEREYHERLLATLATRDDRPSNPPHLPARTRHGETFDRYDSTALLSPTSPPTSTSPYCEYGKRRQHSISLERSSEVVRSSTNGIDARSLPLLHTSHTPRQPTSGPQQRHLEAAPAPPELSGSAQQPATADRQQQQQQQHQEQQSEASIKPATVTPPSSQQTHESAPSSEAVNHRPRRRWAALHSAHASKANGSECVPPTLTSDRTAVGGESAATTSSARSGASCRPKSPGQQSEALRAAQRLPKKRRSIVFERTEESSTVSRDTDSKTVVHIKREPCQVSEVTTSNSFEASSNATALNAIIKLEASSPKALTAAGGSSSCSSGSSASSNPAPVARAHHHHLSHSASAIISNVTVGGSTGTSGSATLGTGGGANASSSAVAATMEQLGLASGTTSNTQQHSTTQPPGTTTSTTASSVASIPVGIAVARQRLQESATTPASQLHPTKELNRYSVGLAAAAAAAATNGGSLNGTVGTTADLGCATPGLSQNMFFTGTNSTMIPLAPDTVAMGVTNAAVQNAVRTPPALWQYPAPVPMESMLPLPPIPPVGLQLVRDPSTGQILFLPAAATIANPSNFLDKIYISCIEPFQQAVVWPSYPQSTASQHLLLPQLPPPPQPQLQPPPLAPLQMLSSDYMSTASTTLHQQHTQSHHSTRYLALTSAESSGKRTSSSAGGKQSQTTGSAAGSSAGSGSTCGQPTIPLPIPAPHAFIKLEDCSTSAGIAGTISGATTAASTSHLATSLFGTLSELDKSSTSAGSTAASALTNGAASHSHLALTATSDLTSQLLFQPGSLIHIAPHHPSKPPALLEAAPAAGGTLSAGITNHTPPPSALSTTLLAGFSHSAHHIATSSHPPPLVLSEVPATTTCLTPPPDTTTTTNATNTTGTLHAQTNATDGGAAEITEAPEVQDANIQTDTPIMSEDETTQPPTGGAGAGGAESETTGGPEPATNMSTDATLAAAYHALASEQSLCHSTLINSSGDSAIEPDLSTSGLLNATCTSNCDQVEMELEPVGRTGVAAPPATPLPQPLAPIQHEPENLSVAPAASVAGGPQRRLTKLELHSPTGPAPARSEKELAGRSSGGGGAPITQQDHPVDLSGLELLSHSIEVFQKKSSLIKKEPISPQLPPEPASSHPVPSLPAAAPAPPELGQAAAASCQLTTPPVAAAPPAVPEAFLRTDEPMGGLNLLCALAEQRFQEEGMFKKDSPATSSSSGSSSSSSGSSYSSNISPSSSSSSTASPPASPPNAAGGAKQAVGSQQQHQQQEYPGIGAAPTHHALALLAASAGGVEHGSRKRKHHKHSKDGSGKKSSKKSKHEKELRRAEKRRKHSSDGTSPDADGADLDAELKESLTRIKAKMNRCSCKDADEKDHRCCRSQWPTANELFSVIESDMKERLERITRQCEEKKRELEQMSTAAVAKVKPLANSGMVRIPDMGKAYFGGFGAMAAAGGAMLNTFGSGSTSSGAGGVVPGSVLGHGLGGPKFSTIPALSPNFSSSSNSTTFVELPKLSSDTDSSGKREDDDACSMERLSYSKRKGGIPKKHDELTLTETIVAKKPKSLVGYILASKNTRDSGVKDAAATHQKPEKQHHNHWSHVLHHSGPNGGTIGLGHAKQQQQQPNPPHHHHISESKFKKSPIHSSKFESATTSDDTSNLSDSSLKPQVKIRSPAGGVFAFEDENSKPSDAAFSIFGGKPSIFDKVKTGAAGGTVSAQVNPLVGLKVSPVKAAVVTPLMKPQPHLIAANGATNGTLVGGPPPIVKRKKSRSKDRKRRSSEKKRIDQRCLLTSEHLGKDKTRVLTAMGGLFYAGCLSAVQPPDIYAVTLDGERGNRPHIMSREEVLRDAILEVAPKSVDDIIPGTRLCAYWSQQYRCLYPGVAAEPASPDPEKRFVNVEFDDGDNGKIALEDIRFLMSDYPIVGKRKRQPSHSEPCPQLGTLGPVSMVPQQQQQQQQQQQQQQHQPQQQTIVGHPPVPHIQPSSGTPLTATVTPMISSPLGTGGSSINSFALTTERAEKRLHGEAYREERRRLKKIRKDKLRRLAANNAELAAAGGTTTTTTTTVHKHKKSKSKCYDEFCKHRKHKKRRKHKKHHRDAVLVAPSSPEEGATVEAGSGSMDDDISQGDSASQTAGQFSPRPAVQRAEGGVVARTPTVEKDGTLTEEEVSSSVTESSGSYYQPQQKKGSATERKPCTEQNGSKIAAFLPARQLWAWCGKGYRRSTGRVKKQFYKSIQRGKETISVGDSAVFLSTGRPDRPYIGHIESMWETSTNNMVVRVKWFYHPEETQDCPNLKYPGALFQSPHEDENDVQTISHKCEVLGLREYTAKFGADPKQYTAIYDNNDTYYLAGYYDPTVRTIKMQSEIEVLPPNERWVTMATATAATASMTPAASTAGLATSKSPPNNNGSSSSSSSSNGNNTKASNHVGHSVVSA